A segment of the Pseudomonas serboccidentalis genome:
CGCGACATCAGATGCTCGAGCAGCGTCAGCCCCAGCCCGCGCCCCTGATTCTCCGGTTTGACCGTGATGTTCAGCAGGTGCGCCTCATCCAGAATGATCTGCACCACCCCGTGACCGACCTGCTGCTGGCCTTCGAACATCAGCCAGATCTGGTACTTGCCCAGCCCGTCGAGAAAAATCCCACGGGTCCAGGGATGGCTGTACGCCGCGTATTCAATCTTCAATACCGCGTCCAGGTCCGCCTCGGTCATCGGGCGGAACGATACAGCTTCACTCATTCGATTCTTTCCAGCGCGCCATCAGCCGACGCATGGCTTGCCACACAGCGGCCTTGCGCTGTGGCTCTTCCATTAACAATTCCAGACCCGGAATGGCCCAGGCCAGGCCCAGGCCTTCGATCTGCAATTCACTGTTGAACGCTTCGGCATCCGCTTCACCGGCAAACCGCACCGCCGGCAGGCCGATCAGCCACAGGCAGGCGCATGGCGCCGCTTCCATTTGCACCGAGAGGAACCCCTGCACAAAATCACGGGCTGCTTCCGGGCCCTGGTCCATGGTGCCGCGATTCAGCCACGGCCAGCGCACCGGCTCGCCGACGATCTGCGGCGCATCCGGCAGACCGGCGGCGCGCAGCATATCTTTAAGCAGCAGATAGGCCGGATCGCGGCTCTGGAACGCTTCGCCTGTGGGTAACTCCACCAACAGTAAACAAGTCCCGGCGCGCAGCAATTGCAGGGCGAAACGCGGTGGCGGTACAGGCGCGGGTTTGGCGACGACCGGCGCCTCTTCGACCTCTTCCACCGGTTTGGCACCATTGCGCGTACTGGCGAGCGACGGGCGCGGCACTTCGATTTTCGGCCGTTCTACCGGACGGGCGGCAGGTTGCACCGCCGCTTCGGCCTGCACAACCGGCAACACCGCGACCTCTGGCTCAGGCTCGGGCATGTCCAGCAGCTCGGGCCGCGACGGCGCGGCAAAAGGCAATTCGGTGCGCGGCAGCCAGTTGACCACCTGCATGGCGTTCAAATAGGCGCGGCGGCGGGACTCGATAAGCAAAGGTCGGCCACTTGTGGATAACTGAAAGTGCGCCGATTCTACCGCCCTTCGCTCAAGATCGCTTGCTGTTGATCGATAGTCTTGAGCAATGCTCTGCCTCAGAAAATGCGACAGCCCGTCCCGAGAGTGAATCGCATCGTTCCTGATGCAGTACAATCGCGGCTTTTAATCGCCAACCAGCCGGCCATTCCGATGATCGAACCCAAGCGCGTCTTGCGCGCCCTCGCTGAACACTGGGCACTTCTGGAGCCACTGTGCGAGCACTTCGACCAAGGCACCCTGAGCCTCAACGAACTGCGCACGCAACTGGCCGCCCAACAACTGGACAGCACGCCGCAGGACATCACCAGCCTGCTCGACGTGTGGATTCGCCTCGACATTCTGGTGCCCGTGGCGAAAAGCCCGAACCGTTTCGAGCTCAACGCGCAGATCCACGACTTCCTCGCCTACTTGCGCCGTGAGCACCGTCTGGGCCTGTGCCTGGAGATCGAAGCCTACCTGCGTCACCTCGAACGTCTGGCCGGTTACATCCAGGACGCGTTCGACATCCGCGATGGCAACGACCTCGCCCGCCAGCTGCGTTTGCTCGACATGCGCGTGCGTGACGTGCTGAAAAAGCTCGACAACGACGAGCAGGCGCTGGTGGCCGTGGCCGAACGGGCCAAGACCAGCGACCGGCAGATCCCGCTGCGTCAGCGTTACGCCGAAGTCCTGGCGACCTGGGACGAATACGTCGAGCCGATGATCGATCTGGTGAACGCCGACGGTGCCTTCGAACAAGGCGTGCGCAAGGTCGAAACCGTGCTGCTGAAGATGCTCAGCGAACAGCAGCGCCTCGGCCACCTGGTTGATGACGACATGCTGCTGCGCACCCACGCGCGCATCCTCGAAATGCAGACCAGCGCCCAGCTGACCCTGCGCCACGCCCGCGAACTGCTGCTGCCGCTGCGTGAAGAAGCGCGCCGACACAACGCCGTGACCCGGGGTGCCGCACTGGCGCTGGCGGCGATTCGCCGTAAAGGCATCGATGCCGTGCCGCAAGCGGCGATGCCGCTGTTCACCCGGCCGCAAAGCACTTTCCTCGGCAGCGCCAGTCAGGTCGAAGCCTACGTCTATGCCCTGGCGCGTTTCGAGCCGAAACCGGCGCGTTTCCCCAAGGCGCACAAGACGCAAAAATCCGGCGAAGCCCCACGTGCGCCGCGCACCGTGCGCGAAATGGTCGAGCGTTGCGAAGAGTCCCTGCCAATGCCGGATCTGATGACCTGGCTGCTGGAGCAGGAACCGGACGGCGCCACCGACGAATTGCTGTACTGGTTCTCGCGCCTGTCGCGGGAAAAACGCTTCACGCGCGAGCGTCTGGAACGCCGCGAATACCACACTCACGAGCACCAGGTCAGCCTGCGCTCCTTCGCCCTGCTCTCGGCCCGCGACCCTGCCGCCGCCGAGGATTCTGCGAGCATCCCAAATGCATCTTGATCTATCCGAACTGTCCCAACTGGCGCCGATCTTCCGCGAGCTGTTCAAGGGCTATCACGTCAGCCGCCGCGACCCGGAACTGTACGCGCAACTGTCGAACTTCCAGGATCAATACCGCACGCTGTTCAAGGCGCTGGGGTTCGAACTGGTCTGCGATACCCGTGGTTTCTACTACTTCGTACCGGACATGGCTGCCGCTGCGGTGAACAAGACGGCCCAGCGTCTGGCGCTGTTCACCTTCATCCTCGTCGAGCACCTGGCCGATCAGGGCCGTGACCCGATCGCCGTGCTCGACGGTGGCAGCCTCGGCCGTGAAGAACTGCCGTCGTTGCTGGATAAATACCGCGACCTGTTCATCCAGGCCGAAGTGCAGACCGTTGAAGAGCTGGAAGAAAAAATCATGCGCCGCATGACCCAGCTCGGTTTCGCCGGTGAAGAAAACGGCGTGTACCGCTTCCTGCCGCCGATGCACCGCTTCCTCGACGTGTGCCTGTCGGTGCAGCAGGACCGCGATCTGGCGGCCAGCGTGCACAGCGTTCTGCCGCTGCCAGCACCGGTGCTGATCGACGAAGAAGCCGAAGCCAAATTCCTCGAAACCGATGATCCGCTCGACTTGAGTGAATTTGCGGAAGAAAGCGAAGAAGACGCACTGGCTCGCGCCATTGCCGAAGAACAGGAGTCCGACGCATGAGCCAGGAACGCTACGGCATCCGCCGCTTTGCCCTTTTGAACACCGCCGGTTACAGCCTCGGCCTGTTCCCGCTGGAAGAACCGCTGTCGGTCTACGGCGCGAACAACCTCGGTAAATCGGCGTCGATCAACGCCTTGCAGTTCCCGATTCTGGCGCGCATGTCGGACATGAGTTTCGGCAAGTACAGCCTGGAACAATCGCGGCGTTTCTACTTCGCCTCCGACACCAGCTACATCCTCGTCGAAGTGAACCTGCCGCACGGCCCGCACGTGATTGGTGTGGTCGGTCGCGGCCCGGGCGGTGGTTTCGGTCACCAGTTCTTTGCCTACGCCGGCAAGCTCGATCTGGCGCACTACCAGAAAAACGACACCTGCCTGCGCCAGAAGGAGCTGTTCAGCAACCTTGAGAAAGAAGGCCTGAAAGCCTACGAACTCAAGCCGGACGAACTGCGCCGCCTGTTGGTTGGCGGTCACACGTCGATCCCGTTGGACTTGACTCTGATCCCACTGCGCTCCACCAGCGAGCAGAGCCTGAAGACCTTCCGCGCGCTGTTCATCAACCTGCTGCACATGCGCGAAATCACTGCAGCCAAGTTGAAGCAGTTGTTCCTCGATGCGTTCGAGCACAGCCTGCGTTCCGGCAGCGTCGACTACATCGCCGCGTGCGAAGAAGCCTTCCGTGATGTGCGCCGGATGGAGCAGGACTACAACTCGCTGGTCGCGGCCGGCCCTTTGGTTGAGGCCTTGGCCAATGGCGTGAAACAGCGTGACGTGCTGCGCGGCAAACTGCATCGCCTGTCGCCGCTGCTCGATTCGTTGCTCGGTACCTGGTCGGATTACGCCACGGCGCGCAAGGAAGAGCTGACCATTCAGGCCGAACACTACCGTCGCGAGCAGGACGATCTGCAAAACGATCAGCGTGGTGGTACTCAGGAACTGATGCGTCTGGAGCGGGAAATCTCCGGCATCCAGCGCTGGCTCGGTGAGCTGTCGGTGCTGAAGAACCGCTTCGCGCTGGTCGATGACGTCAAAGTGCTGGAGCAACAATTGCTCGCGGCCAAGGACGCTCACGACGAACTGGCCGGTGCGCTGGCACAGTCCCGTCAGTTCAGCGCCGAGGATCTGGAAGAGCGTCTGCGCGATCTGGAAAAACGCCTGAAGTCGGTGAAACAGCAACTCGATCACGCCGACAACAACAGCTACGCCCGTCTGCGCGAAGAGTTCTCGCAGCAGGACGTCGAGCGCCTGATGCGCCTGTTCAACAGTGCGCTGTTCAGCCTGCCGCTGGGTGAACATGGCATCACGCTCGACGAAGATGGTGAGTGGGTCAAATCGGTCGAGCTGATCCTCGATGGCTTCAAGGGCGAGCGTTTCGAAGTGCCTGGTCTGTCGATCGACATCTCGCACATCGAGCCGCCGGCCCTGCAAGCGCTGGCTGACCGCGCCGCACTGCGCGACCAGAAAGAGCGTCTGGAAAAAGAACTCAAGCAACTCAAGACCCAGCAAGCCGTGGCCGCCGACCGCGCCGCGAGCAAGACCCAGACCGAAGCGCTGTACCAGCAAGTGCTGGACGCGCAGAAAGCACTGGAAGACTTCCGTCGCACCCAGACCCTGAGTGCCGAAGAAGGCGACAAGCTTGAGCAACTGGCGCAGATGGAAGCGGCGCAGGACGAACTCAAACGCTCCAGCGATGCGTTCACCGAGCGCGTCCAGCAACTGTCGGCCAAGCTGCAACTGGTCGGCCGGCAGATCGCCGACATGGAAGCCAAGCAACGCACCCTCGACGACGCGCTGCGCCGTCGTCAGTTGCTGCCGGCGGACCTGCCGTTCGGCACGCCGTTCATGGATCCAGTCGACGACTCGATGGACAACCTGCTGCCGCTGCTCAACGACTATCAGGACAGCTGGCAAGGCCTGCTGCGCGCTGACGGGCAGATCGAAGCGCTGTACGCGCAAGTGCGTCTGAAAGGCGTGGCCAAGTTCGACAGCGAAGACGACATGGAGCGCCGTCTGTCGTTGCTGATCAACGCTTACGCGCACCGTACCGATGAAGCCCTGACGCTGGGCAAGGCCCGTCGTGCGGCGGTCACCGACATCGCCCGGACCCTGCGCAACATCCGCAGCGACTACGACAGCCTCGAGCATCAACTGGCGCTGTTCAACCGTGAGATCAACAAGCGTCAGGTGTCCAACCTGCAGAGCTTCCGCATCGTCCTGGCGCCGAACAAGGAAGCGCTCAAGCACATCGACCAGATCATCCACAGCGCCGGTCAGTACGAAGAAGGCGAAACCCTGTCGGTGTTCGATCTGAGCCAGAGCGCCGAGCAGGACAACAAGAACGAAGAGGCCAAGGAATACCTGGCACGGCTGGTGGCGGCGAACCACAACCAGCTCGGTCTCAAGGACTTGTTCGAACTGGCGTTCGAGATCACCAAGGTCAACGGCCAGCCGGTGATCCACACCGACATCGACGGCGCGGCGTCCAACGGCACCACCATGACCATCAAGGCGCTGACCAACATGTACTTGTTGCTGCACTTGATGGACCGTGACCTGGCCGGTCGCGTGCGTCTGCCGTACTACCTGGACGAGGCGGCGGACATCGACGAGAAGAACCAGGCCGCCCTGCTGGAAACCAGCCTGCAACTGGGCTTCGTGCCGATTCTGGCGAGTGTGAAGCCGCAGGTCTGCGCCAGTGTCGCCATCGACCTGGAAGGCGGCAGCGGCCCGGCGGGCATCTACATCGACGAGGCGGACTGGAAGTACATCCGTCGCCATGATGCAGTGAAAGCCACCGTCAATGTTGAAGCGGATGAACCGGAGCTGGATGAGGTTTGATCGGCATTAACTGAAGGCAAAAAAAGGGCCGCGATCTGATGGGATCGCGGCCCTTTTTTATAGCTTGGGGGTTTGTGTTGATTTTGCGGGCCCTATCGCGAGCAGGCTCACTCCTACAGTTGGAAGGCGTTCCCTTGTAGGAGTGAGCCTGCTCGCGATGGCGTCCTTACAGACGCCGCAAGGTTACTTACCAAGAGAAATCTTCGGCGCCCAGGTCAGCCACTCATCCTCGAACTTGTCGAACAGTGGGAACGTCTGCTCCGCACGCGCCGGGTTACCCATTCGCTCACCGTCCGGCGTGGCGAAGGCGATACCGCCCTGGATCACGGTTTCCAGCGACTCCGTGCGTACCGTCATGCCCTTGAACAGCCCGATGTCGAAACCGACACCACTGGTATTCCAGAACCGGCTACCGCTGCGCACCAGCGGCGCGTATTTCGGCTCGATCAAAATGTGCACCAACACACGATCAGCGGTCTGGCCCAGCTCATAACCCGTGACCTTGCCCACGGTAATTTCGCGGTAGGTCACCGGCACACCGGGTTTCAGCGAACCGCGGCGGGCGGCGCTCAATACCAGACTCAAACCGGCCTCCTGCTTGACCTCCTCCGGCGGATTGGCCAGCGCGACGAAGTTCTTCTGCGGGCCGAGGTTCTTCGCCGCTGGCTGCACTTCCAGGTATTGCCCGGTGACCAGGGTTTCCAGGTTCTGGGTTTTGATCAACCCCAACTCAGGCTTGACCACCCAGAACTGACTGCCGACCCGGGCGATCTTCTCCGGTACCTCAGTGATCCGTGCGGTGATCATCACCGATTGCAGATCGTCGGTCAGATCGACGTCTTCAATCTTGCCGACATCCAGCCCTTTGAAACGAATCGGCGTACCCGGGCGCAAACCATCGGCGCGGTCGACCTTGATCGTCACCAGCGTGCCTTTCTGGTTGGCCTCGTCATGGTTGGCGAACAAGCGGAAGCGCGGGATCCGCTTTTGCAACGGCGCCTTGGCTTGCGGTGTTTCGAAAGCGATACCGCCGGCCATCAGCGTTTGCAGTGACTCGCTTTTCACTTGAATACCGCCGGTCAAACCACCGGTGAGGGTGATACCGCTGACGTTCCAGAAGCGGGTCGACGCGTTGACCAGGTTTTCGTATTCCTTCTCGATGTGGACACCGATCACCAGTTGTTTTTTGGTTCTGGAGAACTGGTAGCTCTGTACCGAACCGACCTTGACCTGTTTGTACAGAATCGGGCTGCCGACTTCGATCGAACCCAGAACGTCGGTGAACAACACCAGGTGCAGACCTGGGGCGCGCAGATCCAGTGGCGGGGCTTTTGGCCGGGCCTCGAATTCGCGTTTCGGGGCTGCGCCTTTGTCGCCCGGGCGCACGGCGATGTAGTTACCTTTCACCAGCGCTTCGAGTCCGGTGATACCAGCCAGGGAGATCGATGGTTTGACCACCCAGAACTGTGTGCCGTCGACCAGATAGTCTTCGGCCAGCGGGTCAAGGGTAAGCTCGGCGGTGGCGCTGTTCAGGTCCGGATCGATTTTCAACGCTTTCAGGTTACCCACCTGAATGCCCTTGTACATCACCGGTGTACGGCCGGCCTGCAGGCCTTCGAAGTCGCTGAGTTTGACCTTCACTCGAATGCCGGCAGCGGCCGCGTCAAAGTCTTCATACAGACGGAACGGCAGGCTTGGATCAGTCGGCGGACTGTCTTTACGGTTCTCCGGTGTCGCAAAAGCGATACCGCCGGCAACGATGCTCGCCAGGGATTCGCTGCGCACTTTCACGCCGGACAGGTTGGCGTCGATGCTGATGCCGCTGGCATTCCAGAAACGCGTGTGTTTGCGCACCAGTTTGGCGTAGGTCGGCTCGATGAACACTTTGAGTTCAACAGTGCTCTGGTCTTCGGAAAGCACGTAGCTTTTGATCTGACCAACCTTGATCTGCTTGTAGAACACCGGGCTGCCACGGTTCAGCGAGCCGAGGCGATCCGCCTTGATGGTCAGGTGCAGGCCAGGCTTGGAGTCCGACAGCGGCGGCTCTTCGGCCAGCGCCTTGAACTTGCGGGTCGGCTCGCCTTCGCCGGGACTGATGGCCACGTAATTACCCGAAACCAACGTTTCCAGACCGGTGATACCGGCCAGGGTCACGCTCGGTTTCACCAGCCAGAAACGGGTGCTGGTCTTGAGGTATTGCTCGACGTCCTTGTTCATTTCGACGGTGGCGATCACGCCTTTGGAGTTGCCTTCGTCGTCAAGCTTCAGGGTCTTCACCTTACCGACCGACATGCCCTTGTACATGACCTCGGTCTTGTTGGCCTGGATGCCTTCACCGCTTTCGAAACGCACCTGAATCTCGATGCCGGTTTCGTTATAGGCACGCCAGCCGAGCCAGCCACCGATGATCAGGGCAATCAGGGGCAGTACCCAAATCGCAGACCAGTTGGAAGCCGGTCGGGTTTTCGCTACGGGCAAATCAGTCATGGTCGTCGTCCGACTCCGTGTTATCCCAAATCAGTCGGGGATCGAAAGTTACTGCGGCAAGCATCGTCAGAATCACCACACTGGCGAAGGCGATGGCGCCGAGGTTGGCTTCGACACTGGCAAGCCGGCCGAAGTTGACGACCGCCACCAGAATGGCGATCACAAAGATATCGAGCATCGACCAGCGGCCGATGAACTCAATGAAGCGGTACATCCAGATTCGCTGGCGTGCAGACAATGGCTGGCGTCGCTGTACCGAAAACAACAGCAACGCGATGCCCACCAGTTTGAAGGTCGGCACCAGAATACTGGCGATGAACACCACAGCGGCAATCGGGATCATGCCGTGCTGCACCAATTGGATCACCCCGGACATGATCGTGCTCGGGTCACCCTGTCCCAACGAGCTGACGGTCATGATCGGCAACACGTTGGCCGGAATGTAGATAATCGCCGCAGTGATCAGCAGTGCCCAGGTTCGAGCCAGGCTGTTCGGCCGGCGAGCATGGACCAGCGCACCGCAACGGGTGCAGGTTTGTTCGTCGGTGTCCGCGTTCTGCCTGTTCAACTCGTGGCATTCGGTACAGATCAGAATGCCCGCATCAATCGCCCGCATGAGGGTCTTCTCCTGATAGCGCCTGCCAGATCTGATGCGGTGACATCACCACTTCCAGCCAGACCTGGACCAACAACAAGCCGACGAAACATGCCAGACCGAAACCAACGGTGATAGCTGCCATATCTGCCAGTTTGACGATCGCCACCAATACGCCCATGAGGTAGACCTCAAGCATTCCCCAGTCTTTGAGGTGGTGATAAATGCGATACAGCAGCAAACCGTAGCTACGCCCGATGTTGAAACGGATCGTCAGCAATACGAATAACTGGCAGAGCAATTTGAGTAACGGAATCGCCATGCTGCAAAGAAACACAACGACGGAAACACCGCGCATGTCGGTATTGAACAGTCCAACCACACCGCTCCAGACAGTGTCTTGCGACGACTGCCCGAGTACATTGAGCTGCATGATGGGTAAAAAGTTCGCCGGCACGAACAACAGCAATGCTGCGATAACCAGAGCAAGGCTGCGCTGCACTACGTTATGGCGGTGGGCATACAACTCGTAACCGCAGCGTGGACACAAGGCTTTCTCGCCGTGAGCAAGCTTGGGCTTGCGCATCAACAAGTCGCACTCGTGACAGGCCACCAAGTCTTCCAGCGGTAAATCTGACAGCCCGGGGGCGTCAACCGACTCTGACATAAAGGCTCTGGCTCCGAAAAAGATGGGGCTATTCTAGTGTTCTGATTCGAAAATAACTGTGCAAAATTGTTCGCAGGCTAAGTAAAAAAAGTTTCCTGCGNNNNNNNNNNNNNNNNNNNNNNNNNNNNNNNNNNNNNNNNNNNNNNNNNNNNNNNNNNNNNNNNNNNNNNNNNNNNNNNNNNNNNNNNNNNNNNNNNNNNGAGCTTTTAGTCCCGCCCACCCCTTCAAGTCTAAACATACAAGCGAGCCTGCTGGCGATGAGACCTGATATCGCAACGCAGACTCAGAAGCTTACTTCTGCGTCCCGTCATCATGCTGCAGATTGGCCTGGGTCAGGTTGCTCCCCGCCGGCACACTGCGGGTCAGCCAGACATTGCCGCCGATGGTCGAGCCCTGGCCGATGGTGATCCGCCCGAGAATCGTCGCCCCGGCGTAGATCACCACGTCATCCTCGACAATCGGATGCCGAGGATGCCCCTTCTGCAACTGTCCGTCCTCGTCCGCCGGGAAGCGCTTGGCGCCGAGTGTCACGGTCTGATAGATCCGTACACGCTCGCCGATGATCGTGGTTTCGCCGATCACCACACCCGTGCCGTGGTCGATGAAGAAGCTGCGGCCGATCTGCGCGCCCGGGTGAATATCGATGCCCGTCGCCGAGTGCGCGATTTCCGCACTGATCCGCGCCAGCAACGGCAGCCCGGCGCGATACAAATGATGCGCCAGACGGTGGTGGATCACCGCCAGAATCCCCGGATAGCACAACAGCACTTCATCGACACTGCGCGCCGCCGGGTCGCCGTGATAGGCCGCCAGCACGTCGGTGTCGAGCAAGCTGCGCAGGCCCGGCAAGGCCAGGGCGAAGTCCTGAATAATGCGAATCGCCTGTTTCTCGACATCGCTGTCGTCCTGAGCGCTGTGCCGGGCGACATAGCGCAGCTCAAGCCTGGCTTGCGCCAGCAAGGCATTCAGCGCCGTGTCGAGGGTGTGACCGACATAGAAGTCTTCACTCTCCTCACGCAGATCCACCGGCCCCAGACGCATCGGGAACAACGCGCCACACAAGGCCTCGAGAATCTCCGCCATCGCCGCGCGGGATGGCAACTCGCGGCCACCCTGCTCGCCGGTGGCCCGGCCATTCTGTGCACGCCACTGATCCCGCGCACTGCGCAGTTGGCTGACGATGGTCTGCAGTTGCCAATGGCTGGAACGCTCGCTCACGGTAAAGACTCCTCACGGGCGGCCGGACGGTCTGGCCGCGTTAACGGCGACTACTTTACGGCATGCCCGCGACGGCGAATTAAGAACCGATAGTGCTGGCCTAAGCACATTTGGCTATAAGCGATTGCCGGTTGCCCCGGTAAAACCGCGTGCCTATAGTCCTTTCATCTTTCTCCGCCAGTACGGGCTCATGATCAAACAACAGCTGGAACGCTTTAACCGTCTCGATCTGCTCGGACAACCCACGCCTCTGGAAAAACTCGAACGCCTG
Coding sequences within it:
- a CDS encoding paraquat-inducible protein A; translated protein: MSESVDAPGLSDLPLEDLVACHECDLLMRKPKLAHGEKALCPRCGYELYAHRHNVVQRSLALVIAALLLFVPANFLPIMQLNVLGQSSQDTVWSGVVGLFNTDMRGVSVVVFLCSMAIPLLKLLCQLFVLLTIRFNIGRSYGLLLYRIYHHLKDWGMLEVYLMGVLVAIVKLADMAAITVGFGLACFVGLLLVQVWLEVVMSPHQIWQALSGEDPHAGD
- the mksF gene encoding Mks condensin complex protein MksF, whose amino-acid sequence is MSQERYGIRRFALLNTAGYSLGLFPLEEPLSVYGANNLGKSASINALQFPILARMSDMSFGKYSLEQSRRFYFASDTSYILVEVNLPHGPHVIGVVGRGPGGGFGHQFFAYAGKLDLAHYQKNDTCLRQKELFSNLEKEGLKAYELKPDELRRLLVGGHTSIPLDLTLIPLRSTSEQSLKTFRALFINLLHMREITAAKLKQLFLDAFEHSLRSGSVDYIAACEEAFRDVRRMEQDYNSLVAAGPLVEALANGVKQRDVLRGKLHRLSPLLDSLLGTWSDYATARKEELTIQAEHYRREQDDLQNDQRGGTQELMRLEREISGIQRWLGELSVLKNRFALVDDVKVLEQQLLAAKDAHDELAGALAQSRQFSAEDLEERLRDLEKRLKSVKQQLDHADNNSYARLREEFSQQDVERLMRLFNSALFSLPLGEHGITLDEDGEWVKSVELILDGFKGERFEVPGLSIDISHIEPPALQALADRAALRDQKERLEKELKQLKTQQAVAADRAASKTQTEALYQQVLDAQKALEDFRRTQTLSAEEGDKLEQLAQMEAAQDELKRSSDAFTERVQQLSAKLQLVGRQIADMEAKQRTLDDALRRRQLLPADLPFGTPFMDPVDDSMDNLLPLLNDYQDSWQGLLRADGQIEALYAQVRLKGVAKFDSEDDMERRLSLLINAYAHRTDEALTLGKARRAAVTDIARTLRNIRSDYDSLEHQLALFNREINKRQVSNLQSFRIVLAPNKEALKHIDQIIHSAGQYEEGETLSVFDLSQSAEQDNKNEEAKEYLARLVAANHNQLGLKDLFELAFEITKVNGQPVIHTDIDGAASNGTTMTIKALTNMYLLLHLMDRDLAGRVRLPYYLDEAADIDEKNQAALLETSLQLGFVPILASVKPQVCASVAIDLEGGSGPAGIYIDEADWKYIRRHDAVKATVNVEADEPELDEV
- a CDS encoding PqiB family protein, with the translated sequence MTDLPVAKTRPASNWSAIWVLPLIALIIGGWLGWRAYNETGIEIQVRFESGEGIQANKTEVMYKGMSVGKVKTLKLDDEGNSKGVIATVEMNKDVEQYLKTSTRFWLVKPSVTLAGITGLETLVSGNYVAISPGEGEPTRKFKALAEEPPLSDSKPGLHLTIKADRLGSLNRGSPVFYKQIKVGQIKSYVLSEDQSTVELKVFIEPTYAKLVRKHTRFWNASGISIDANLSGVKVRSESLASIVAGGIAFATPENRKDSPPTDPSLPFRLYEDFDAAAAGIRVKVKLSDFEGLQAGRTPVMYKGIQVGNLKALKIDPDLNSATAELTLDPLAEDYLVDGTQFWVVKPSISLAGITGLEALVKGNYIAVRPGDKGAAPKREFEARPKAPPLDLRAPGLHLVLFTDVLGSIEVGSPILYKQVKVGSVQSYQFSRTKKQLVIGVHIEKEYENLVNASTRFWNVSGITLTGGLTGGIQVKSESLQTLMAGGIAFETPQAKAPLQKRIPRFRLFANHDEANQKGTLVTIKVDRADGLRPGTPIRFKGLDVGKIEDVDLTDDLQSVMITARITEVPEKIARVGSQFWVVKPELGLIKTQNLETLVTGQYLEVQPAAKNLGPQKNFVALANPPEEVKQEAGLSLVLSAARRGSLKPGVPVTYREITVGKVTGYELGQTADRVLVHILIEPKYAPLVRSGSRFWNTSGVGFDIGLFKGMTVRTESLETVIQGGIAFATPDGERMGNPARAEQTFPLFDKFEDEWLTWAPKISLGK
- the epsC gene encoding serine O-acetyltransferase EpsC; the encoded protein is MSERSSHWQLQTIVSQLRSARDQWRAQNGRATGEQGGRELPSRAAMAEILEALCGALFPMRLGPVDLREESEDFYVGHTLDTALNALLAQARLELRYVARHSAQDDSDVEKQAIRIIQDFALALPGLRSLLDTDVLAAYHGDPAARSVDEVLLCYPGILAVIHHRLAHHLYRAGLPLLARISAEIAHSATGIDIHPGAQIGRSFFIDHGTGVVIGETTIIGERVRIYQTVTLGAKRFPADEDGQLQKGHPRHPIVEDDVVIYAGATILGRITIGQGSTIGGNVWLTRSVPAGSNLTQANLQHDDGTQK
- the mksB gene encoding Mks condensin complex protein MksB, giving the protein MIEPKRVLRALAEHWALLEPLCEHFDQGTLSLNELRTQLAAQQLDSTPQDITSLLDVWIRLDILVPVAKSPNRFELNAQIHDFLAYLRREHRLGLCLEIEAYLRHLERLAGYIQDAFDIRDGNDLARQLRLLDMRVRDVLKKLDNDEQALVAVAERAKTSDRQIPLRQRYAEVLATWDEYVEPMIDLVNADGAFEQGVRKVETVLLKMLSEQQRLGHLVDDDMLLRTHARILEMQTSAQLTLRHARELLLPLREEARRHNAVTRGAALALAAIRRKGIDAVPQAAMPLFTRPQSTFLGSASQVEAYVYALARFEPKPARFPKAHKTQKSGEAPRAPRTVREMVERCEESLPMPDLMTWLLEQEPDGATDELLYWFSRLSREKRFTRERLERREYHTHEHQVSLRSFALLSARDPAAAEDSASIPNAS
- a CDS encoding energy transducer TonB — its product is MQVVNWLPRTELPFAAPSRPELLDMPEPEPEVAVLPVVQAEAAVQPAARPVERPKIEVPRPSLASTRNGAKPVEEVEEAPVVAKPAPVPPPRFALQLLRAGTCLLLVELPTGEAFQSRDPAYLLLKDMLRAAGLPDAPQIVGEPVRWPWLNRGTMDQGPEAARDFVQGFLSVQMEAAPCACLWLIGLPAVRFAGEADAEAFNSELQIEGLGLAWAIPGLELLMEEPQRKAAVWQAMRRLMARWKESNE
- the mksE gene encoding Mks condensin complex protein MksE; the encoded protein is MHLDLSELSQLAPIFRELFKGYHVSRRDPELYAQLSNFQDQYRTLFKALGFELVCDTRGFYYFVPDMAAAAVNKTAQRLALFTFILVEHLADQGRDPIAVLDGGSLGREELPSLLDKYRDLFIQAEVQTVEELEEKIMRRMTQLGFAGEENGVYRFLPPMHRFLDVCLSVQQDRDLAASVHSVLPLPAPVLIDEEAEAKFLETDDPLDLSEFAEESEEDALARAIAEEQESDA
- a CDS encoding paraquat-inducible protein A: MRAIDAGILICTECHELNRQNADTDEQTCTRCGALVHARRPNSLARTWALLITAAIIYIPANVLPIMTVSSLGQGDPSTIMSGVIQLVQHGMIPIAAVVFIASILVPTFKLVGIALLLFSVQRRQPLSARQRIWMYRFIEFIGRWSMLDIFVIAILVAVVNFGRLASVEANLGAIAFASVVILTMLAAVTFDPRLIWDNTESDDDHD
- the rimI gene encoding ribosomal protein S18-alanine N-acetyltransferase → MSEAVSFRPMTEADLDAVLKIEYAAYSHPWTRGIFLDGLGKYQIWLMFEGQQQVGHGVVQIILDEAHLLNITVKPENQGRGLGLTLLEHLMSRAYAAEARECFLEVRDSNTAAFKLYERYGFNEIGRRRDYYPAVGGREDAVVMACTLVD